TATCTCCGTCTATGTAAAAAGACAAGGGGTTACTGACGACTTCACATGAACTTGATATAGAGTTATTAGTAAGTTCATAATTGGCTAGATCAGCAGTACTAGTCCAAGTATTTGTATCCAAATCGGCAGTGATAATTTTACCCAGGTCAGTATTGCCTAATGCGCGATCGCGTAAAGCTGGATTAGCAGCATAGCCAATCAGAACATAAGCCTTGCCTTGAGCATCAAATTTGATATCGTGAGGACCGGCTGCTCCAGTTCCATCGGCAAATGCCACAGAAGGTAATCCTGTCAGTACACGTTTGACGATGCCATTTTCAATTTTGGCGATCGCACCACTCGTGCCATAACATAAATTACCTTGACCGCTGGGTGAGGGAACACTCTTGCCATCTCCCCCAATTCCGGATAAAGCAATATAAAGACTACCGTCAGGACTAAAGCTTAGACCTTTAGGATTATCAAGACCGTCGGCAAGTACTGCAAACGATGTAATAGTATGTTCCTTCAGTTTCATTTTAAGAATTAAGAGTTAGGTAGAGACGTTCCACACCGAACGTCTGTACGAGAGAATTTATCGCGGTTTTCAATTGATGAAAACCTCACCCCCAACCCCTCTCCTTGCTAAGGAGAGGGGAGATAAAGCGAAGCTTTATCGGGGTGAGGTGATAGCATGTACCTCACCAAACCGAAAATCACTTTATTTAGCCAGCGGTGCGTAGCTCTGACCACGGTCAAACGATTGTAGATTGCCGGCTTTGGCTTCTGTCAAACGTTTGATGTTCATGTTCTCAGCACCAAAGTCTTCAATTTGAAGTTTGCCGTAAGGCAGTTGTTCACCGTGTTTCCAAAATGTGATTCGGTGCAGAATGAAACCAGGAGCTTCTGGATCGCCGAAAGCATAAGAAGCCGGTATCAACATACTCGGACAGCGTTGATAAAATCCTTGCTCAGGATAGAAGAATTCATGCTCTACCAAATACCATTTGCTAACAGGTTCTACCCGCAGCGAAACTTTTACTTTATGACCGTATTCATCGCGATACTCACCGGATAAAGCAGAAATTTCACCATCTGGTCGCACTAAATGTGCCCAGTCGTTCATATTTCTCAAATCTGACAAATACGCGACTCCTACTTCTATAGGAGCATCAACATAAATGGTGTCAGTATCAATAAAGTAACGCCCTTTTGCAGCTGATGTCAGACCGGCTTTGCGTTCCAAGTTAGCTTTGAGCGAACGACATTCAGAAGTATGTACGGTATGAATTCCCTGCATAATCATCTGAGTTTGTCGCTTTGGATCGACAAAACTTAACCAGTGAAAATACACACCCTTTTCATCTGTTCCTGGCTCAATGTAATCGCTAGGGAAAAGCAGAACCGGATAAACTTGAAAATATTTCTGATACTCAAGTCCACAATGCCACTCAATACCTTGAAGTTGCGAGTGTTGCAGTTTTTTAACGTGATAGTAGAGGTCTCTATGATAACCTGAGGCACTTCCGCGCCAGGTATCTTCGTCCATTTGCTCTGCCATCCGGCTATAAAGTGTCCACTCGTCTAAGTTTTTTAGACTGCAAAGGTACTCGTAAGTATTCTCTAGTGAATTTGCAATATAAGCGGATGTAGCAAAGGTATTTTTTTCCACTGGGCACTCCTTTAAAAAGTTAGTAGTTAGTAGTTAGTGGTCAGTGGTTAGTGGTTGGTGGTTGGTGGTTGGTGGTTGGTAATTAAATACTCCAACTAACAAATAACAACTATCAACTCTCAACCAACAACTATCAACTAACGACTAACAAGCATTTCCTTATTCTTAATTTTTCTGGCTTTCATAATCCGTTCTTCTGCCAACTGTTTAGCAGCTTCATTGGTGCTGATTTCCTGCTGTTTGGCGCGAGCGAAAATCTCAAGTAGTGTGTCGTAGATATTGTGCAATTGCTTAAAGGCTTTTTCTTCGTTATACCCAATCATTTCGTTATAAACGTTGATGAGTCCTCCAGCATTAATTACATAATCTGGAGAGTAAAGAATTCCTTTTTCTACTAGCATCTGACTGTGTATTTCTTCCTGAGCTAGCTGATTATTGGCGGCACCGGCAATAATCGTAGCTTTCATGCTATGAAGAGTCTGGCTGTTGAGAATTCCACCTAAAGCACAAGGAGAAAATATATCGACATCAAGGGAGTAAATTTCGTCTGGTGCTACAACAGTTGCACCAAAAGTACGTTTTACTTCTTCTGCTTTTTCTTGACTAATATCAGTGACAAAAAGCTCTGCACCGTTTTCGTGTAAAAGTTGGCAAACATTTCTACCGACGTTGCCCAAACCTTGAACCGCGACTTTCAAGCCTTCTAAACTTTCGCTTTGCAGGCGAAATTTAACCGCAGCTTTGATGCCTAAAAATACACCTTGAGCTGTGATGGGAGCAGGTCCGCCAGATTTTTCTTCTACGCCGACTACATAATTAGTTTCTTTACTAATTGTTCTGACATTTTCCGGGGTAAGATTCACGTCTTGCCCGGTGATAAAACGTCCTTGCAGTCTGTCTACAAAACGTCCGTAAGCTCTAAATAATTCTTCGGTTTTATGTGCGGGATCAGCAATAATAACTGCTTTGCCTCCACCAACGGGAATGTTGGCACAAGCTGCTTTGTAAGTCATCCCACGACTTAAACGAAGGGCATCTTTTAAAGCAGCCTCTTCGTTGACATAAGGCAACATTCGTGTTGCCCCCATTGCGGGTCCTAAGCTGGTGTCATGGATGGCAATTATTGCTTTGATATCTGGGTTTTTGCCATGACAAAATAAAACTTGCTCGTGACCCATTTCTTGTACTGTGTCAAAAAGGTTCACCCTACACTCCACTTTTTAATTTTGGTAATTGGGAATTGGAAATTGGGAATTGGGAATTGGGAATTGGGCATCGGTAATAATTCTTTTTAAGCGTCCAAGCGTCCCCATTACCCATTACCCATTCCCCATTACCCATTAGATATTTGGAAATGAAATTTGCACTGCGGAATTTTTCGCAGGAGTTGCTTTGACTCCTTGTGCGGCTAAACTTTGATTGCGACCTTTGGAAGGTGCGGCTCGATTGGGGTCAATGATGACATCGATAACGAAGGGAACATCTGAAGCGATCGCTTGTTCTAATGCTGCCTCTACATCAGACTCTTTCAGGACTCTGATTCCTTCTGCTCCCATTCCTCTAGCAATCATCACAAAGTCTGTGGGGGGAATTGATGCATCTGCTCCAGTGAGTCCCAACAATTTCATCCCTTGATGGCACATGTTGTAACGTGCATCGTTAAGCACAATCCAGATTGCGGGAATTTGGTATTTGACGGCGGTGCTGATTTCGTTATTCATCAACATTGCTCCATCGCCAACAATGGCTACGGCTTTACCATTCCGGGCTTGGGCGGCTCCGACAACTCCGGTAGCGGCGTGACCCATTGCCCCAACTCCGGTGCTGACTCGGTAACGATTAGTTTGAGAAAATCTCAGGAAATGAGTTGACCAGGTAAACGAGTTACCGCACTCTGCCATAACTACGGCATCGCTACCTTCTACGATGACTTTTTGAATGGCTGCCATCAATACTTCTGGTCGCACTGGAGTATCTGGGGCACCGGCTTCAATTAATTCTTGTTCGGGGTTGGGTAAGGAAATCGCAGACGCGGTATTCTCTGGCATGTGCTTCAGCAGTGCTTGGACAAAGGCTTTGATGTCAGCCTGCACGGGGTAGGTTTTGGTAGATGCGTAAGCTACTCCTGGTACTTGTGGATCAATGTCTACATGCACGAAGCCACCTGGGGGAACCATTACAGGACTCCAAAACGAGGTCGGTTCACCTAAGCGTGTTCCTAAGACTAGGGTGCGTAAGGGAATTCCAGATTGCATGTATGTCATGACAGACCCATGACCACCTAAACCTGTAACTCCGACAAACTGCGGATGTTCTTCAGGAAAGATGCCTTTACCGCGAGGTGAACACATAACTGCTGCACCTGTTCTTTCTGCAAGCTGGAGAATTTCTTCGGCTGCATTTCGCGCACCGAATCCAACCCAGATGGCAAAGGGTCCTTCGGATAGTAATTCTACTGATTTGGCGATCGCCTCTTGTGATGGCGCTACCGATAAGGAACCAACTCCTAAATCGGGCAACGTTGTTTCATCAACTAAGGTTGTCTGTAGACGTGTGGGAATGCTCAAATGCGCCACAAATCCGCCCGGTTGCGCTAACCCAAGAGCAATTCTCCGAAAAATCTGTGGAAGTTGATCGGCAGATTCAATCGTGACAGCATAGTTGAACAGCGCTCCGGAAGTGAATATGCCGCTACTGGGCAATGTATCGGTGCTGGTCTCCTGAATCCCCCAGCGTCCGCGATTCGCTGCTGAGGTGCAAGCTGATAACAAAATGACTTTTGCGCCTTCTCCACGAGCCGCAAATAAGCCTGTGAGGGCATTAGTCATTCCCGGTCCTGCGGTGGTGAAAACTACGCTCGGAGTGCCAGTAGCAAAATAGGCTTCAGTAGCAGCAAAGGCGGCTCCGGCTTCATGGCGAAAGTTCAGCACCTGCATGGTACTATTTGATAGCGCACCCCAAAGGCTTGCCATCGCTCCCCCGGCGACACCATAGGCGCAGCCTACTCCCAAGTTCTCTAACATTTCGGCGATCGCATCCGCAACTGTCAGCGATTTGGAGTTTTTGCCTGATTCTAGATAACCGTCTAGCTTGTACGGTTCTGCGGTGATTTGTGTTGTAGATGCGGTATATTTTTGAGTCATTGCTTTTACGTAATTAAAACGAAAATTGCTGGCATAAGAATCTCTGTACCTTACTCAACCTGCCCTGACACTCATTTCTTCGGGAATGCAGAAAACGAAAAACTGAGTTGTTCTTGTAACTTTTGACTTGGCTTGGTTGGCAGTAGGAACACTTAAATATGGCAAAAGTATATAGATAGTTAGCACTAAACCTTTCTGCTGTGCTTCTGGAAACAAGCCTACGGGAGATTAAGAAGTATTTACAATGAATAATCTTTTGATCGCCTTGTCAATTCTTTTGCTGTTTAACAATAGCTGCAATGCTCA
The window above is part of the Tolypothrix sp. NIES-4075 genome. Proteins encoded here:
- the scyC gene encoding scytonemin biosynthesis cyclase/decarboxylase ScyC (ScyC, an enzyme in the biosynthesis pathway for the cyanobacterial natural sunscreen scytonemin, performs a cyclization and decarboxylation on the compound ScyA produces.), whose product is MEKNTFATSAYIANSLENTYEYLCSLKNLDEWTLYSRMAEQMDEDTWRGSASGYHRDLYYHVKKLQHSQLQGIEWHCGLEYQKYFQVYPVLLFPSDYIEPGTDEKGVYFHWLSFVDPKRQTQMIMQGIHTVHTSECRSLKANLERKAGLTSAAKGRYFIDTDTIYVDAPIEVGVAYLSDLRNMNDWAHLVRPDGEISALSGEYRDEYGHKVKVSLRVEPVSKWYLVEHEFFYPEQGFYQRCPSMLIPASYAFGDPEAPGFILHRITFWKHGEQLPYGKLQIEDFGAENMNIKRLTEAKAGNLQSFDRGQSYAPLAK
- the scyB gene encoding tryptophan dehydrogenase ScyB; translation: MNLFDTVQEMGHEQVLFCHGKNPDIKAIIAIHDTSLGPAMGATRMLPYVNEEAALKDALRLSRGMTYKAACANIPVGGGKAVIIADPAHKTEELFRAYGRFVDRLQGRFITGQDVNLTPENVRTISKETNYVVGVEEKSGGPAPITAQGVFLGIKAAVKFRLQSESLEGLKVAVQGLGNVGRNVCQLLHENGAELFVTDISQEKAEEVKRTFGATVVAPDEIYSLDVDIFSPCALGGILNSQTLHSMKATIIAGAANNQLAQEEIHSQMLVEKGILYSPDYVINAGGLINVYNEMIGYNEEKAFKQLHNIYDTLLEIFARAKQQEISTNEAAKQLAEERIMKARKIKNKEMLVSR
- the scyA gene encoding scytonemin biosynthesis protein ScyA (ScyA, a thiamin diphosphate-dependent enzyme, performs an acyloin condensation during scytonemin biosythesis. It joins a molecule of indole-3-pyruvate to one of para-hydroxyphenylpyruvic acid.), whose product is MTQKYTASTTQITAEPYKLDGYLESGKNSKSLTVADAIAEMLENLGVGCAYGVAGGAMASLWGALSNSTMQVLNFRHEAGAAFAATEAYFATGTPSVVFTTAGPGMTNALTGLFAARGEGAKVILLSACTSAANRGRWGIQETSTDTLPSSGIFTSGALFNYAVTIESADQLPQIFRRIALGLAQPGGFVAHLSIPTRLQTTLVDETTLPDLGVGSLSVAPSQEAIAKSVELLSEGPFAIWVGFGARNAAEEILQLAERTGAAVMCSPRGKGIFPEEHPQFVGVTGLGGHGSVMTYMQSGIPLRTLVLGTRLGEPTSFWSPVMVPPGGFVHVDIDPQVPGVAYASTKTYPVQADIKAFVQALLKHMPENTASAISLPNPEQELIEAGAPDTPVRPEVLMAAIQKVIVEGSDAVVMAECGNSFTWSTHFLRFSQTNRYRVSTGVGAMGHAATGVVGAAQARNGKAVAIVGDGAMLMNNEISTAVKYQIPAIWIVLNDARYNMCHQGMKLLGLTGADASIPPTDFVMIARGMGAEGIRVLKESDVEAALEQAIASDVPFVIDVIIDPNRAAPSKGRNQSLAAQGVKATPAKNSAVQISFPNI